AGTAGTTGTTGGCCACTACATTCCAAAAGGACTATACACTCATCACTACCGACAACAGTCTAAAGTTCTATCTTCGGCATGGCAAGAAGCCCACGGTACTTCCACGATCCTCTTCACTTCAGACCTCAACGATGGCTGCTGACTGATCATCTACTCCACGATCCTGTGGTTCAGGGGCATCATGAGAGAGTGCGCACCATTGCACCCCAGACGCTATAATTGTTGCAGATGCTAATTCGGACGCTCACCTAGGTGTCTACACTGAATATGCGCCATTTGAAACCTTGAACAAAGAGACTGATTACTAGACAAGGGTAGCGCTTTGTCTTGAAATTAGATTTCTTTGTCACACAGCTACCTGGTCATTGTAACGTCATTTTTCAACGTAGATTCAGACTGTTGGATCTCACTGGCTATGATTGCATCAGGGTAGAGAAAGTCAAGATTATTAAGATGTTGTCCGTGACTCAAGTTCGGTacccacaacaacatcccaAACCTTCAACAGCAAGATCACTCGCACCATAATCTTTCCGAAACTGGCTTGAGGTTGAAGCTCACTATTCTTTTGATAGTTTTGTCCGCATTATTATGCTTTCACATTGGTGAGAAGTCTATTCAGCCCCATCAGCGCCACATAAGCCCAAGCCGGAACCACAGCCTCCGAGCCAGCTCCACAGactccaccctcctcttcctcacatGAGTCAGATCTCCACCACTTCTTCCAACAATCAGCCCAGGACCAGTAGCTCAGGGGTAGAGCAACCGGCTGCAGTCCGGTAGGTCACGCGTTCAAATCGCGTCTAGTCCtttccttttgctttttttttttctttctcaccCCTACTCCATGATAGGGATCTTTAGCAGGAGTTGAGACTGGCCATGTAAGTCTTACTCCAATCCAGGTGTGTTTTTTTAGGTACAGTGACTCATACGGTTATATCAATGTTCTGTTAAGGTCAGTTACCATCGGACTTCTCCTAGAGCACTCTGTCTTGCTAAATATTTGCATTCGTAACGCTATACTGGCCAGTTTTGTGCTGCTGGTTCTCCTCGAGGAACATTCACATCACGCTACATCAAAGGGTACTTCTTAGGGTAATATACTTCTGTCATCCATTATAAATTACTATCCGTGTAtccatccttcttctctatCTCCCTCCATGCCTTGATCCGGTCCGGCCGTGATCACAGGCCGTAAATTACAATCACGATCATCACCAAGGAAAAGGCACCAACAACCggccccccaccccctcctccaaccaaaccccaaagCTCCAAAGCTCCCCCTGAAACCTCACCCACTCAGTCGGAATAGCCGTCTCCggcttctcccccctctcaaaaAACACCTCTCTCAACTCCcgctccgcctcccccaccccacaaATCCAAACCTGGTATATCCCCCACGCTTCCCTCGCCCTAGCTTCATCTTCGCTACTGTAAACAAACTTGCTCCCCATCGCGGCAGCCCTAACAATAGTCACCACAGCCCACTGCGCATACGGCCTGATGAGCGCCTCTAACCGGTTAAACAGGATGTGAACTTTTTCGCTGGCGTAACGGCGGTTTTCGAAGGGGGCGAGGGTGAACTcggcgatggaggtggtttgCCGGACTTGGTCGAGGGAGTAGGAGAGGTAGTGGAGTGTGTAGTAGATGAAGACTAtgtgttgggaggggggcatcACGTccgggttggtgagggaggtgtggagggcggaggagagggaaaagttGGATTGGGCTTGGTAGGTGAGGtagtcgaggagggtgaggcgttggagggaggtgaaggggggggggggggggctggcggggagggggtggtgatgggaggattggggaagggggtg
The sequence above is a segment of the Podospora pseudoanserina strain CBS 124.78 chromosome 5, whole genome shotgun sequence genome. Coding sequences within it:
- a CDS encoding hypothetical protein (antiSMASH:Cluster_12), which encodes MPPSQHIVFIYYTLHYLSYSLDQVRQTTSIAEFTLAPFENRRYASEKVHILFNRAAAMGSKFVYSSEDEARAREAWGIYQVWICGVGEAERELREVFFERGEKPETAIPTEWVRFQGELWSFGVWLEEGVGGRLLVPFPW